In Leptospira fletcheri, the genomic window CCGAAGCTTCCATCATCGTGTCCGGTGGACGCGGAATCAAAGGCCCGGAAAACTGGCCGATCCTACAAGGACTAGCTGACGTATTAGGAGCGGCGTTGGGAGCTTCCCGTGCTGCCGTGGATGCAGGTTGGATTGCTCACAGCCACCAAGTCGGTCAAACGGGAAAAACCGTTTCTCCGAATTGTTACATCGCTTGCGGGATTTCCGGAGCGATCCAGCACTTGGCAGGAATGGGTTCCTCCAAATACATCGTCGCTATCAATAAAGACGGGGATGCTCCTATCTTTAAAGTGGCCACGTATGGAGTGGTCGGAGACCTGTTCGAAGTCGTTCCAGCCCTTACGGACGAGTTCAAAAAAGTACTTGGATAAATTCGTCTAATGAAGCCATAGTAAGAACGATTATGGCTTCATCCAAGGGGTATCTATCCTTTATCGGTGCCGCAGTCTTTTTGGTCTGCGGCACTTCTATTTTATCGGATCCGGGTAAGGATCGTTTAAACGCCTTAATCGGAAAAATGAGCGAGATTTCCAGTTTTCGGGCCAGCATTACGGTTAATAACGAACTTTCCGGAACACTTTCGTACAAGAAACCCAATCAATTACACGTCAAATTCTCAGACGGAAGGGTGATCGCAGCAAACGGTCGCTTTTTGTGGTTTTACTCCCCTTCCAGAGGAATCGTAGGAAAACAGGATTTGAAAGGGTTGAGCGGTGGAATCGCGGGATTACTTTCCGGTTACGAAGAGGTAACTCCTGTCGGCGGTTCTCTGCGTTTAAAATCCCCGACGAAAACCTACGAAGAAATTGTGGTAACCTTAGGCTCTGATAATACTCCAAGGTCCTTACGGATGAAACACCGG contains:
- a CDS encoding LolA family protein; translation: MASSKGYLSFIGAAVFLVCGTSILSDPGKDRLNALIGKMSEISSFRASITVNNELSGTLSYKKPNQLHVKFSDGRVIAANGRFLWFYSPSRGIVGKQDLKGLSGGIAGLLSGYEEVTPVGGSLRLKSPTKTYEEIVVTLGSDNTPRSLRMKHRGSGEYTSISFSGVQTNVGLAASLFNFGAPANAQIVENPLNERE